From Novipirellula artificiosorum, the proteins below share one genomic window:
- a CDS encoding glucuronate isomerase: protein MSHPAHETIYQSLQSIELIDPHTHINPHAPASRTLADLLGYHYYTELSHSAGMPKDQIEETGIAPKELVRRLVENLQPIENTSQYRWLIAICQKFFDFPFDRIDTSNWEELYDRSEQVMSAADWSQTVLKQSNVRSVFLTNDFDDELAGFDTETYIPCLRTDDLVFKFHQRETRDRLERSSGVSLTGSLSSLRKALRQRFEHFTANGARACAISLPPSFEPIIVNEGRATNSLSAMLQQSESADESQKSAFSRTAFWMIAELCDEFQLPFDLMIGVNRGVYADGVYQGQDLYDSRVSLIQYRQLFNTFKDVTFPISVLASVTNQELVSYAWIFPNVITNGHWWYSNTPSFIQRDALARLEAVPATKQIGYYSDAYKLEFVWPKFDMYRQVLADVLAEHFVGRNGWSEERAIELGYRILRGNVEEIFLKRPMTPMAIEIHDAAELDPLPSEDEIQIVEVADVELVDDSPENTPPDATAIDAQADAEPLALGESLGETGDDDARITPLRDEGTFEPSEETLQLHPDPITGELRMQTSDESDDETRLLDDFGKEK from the coding sequence ATGTCTCACCCCGCACACGAAACCATTTATCAGTCGCTTCAATCGATCGAATTGATCGATCCTCACACCCACATTAACCCGCACGCTCCTGCTTCTCGGACCTTGGCGGACCTGCTTGGCTATCACTATTACACAGAATTGTCCCATTCGGCGGGCATGCCCAAGGACCAGATTGAGGAAACGGGGATCGCCCCAAAGGAATTGGTTCGCCGGTTGGTTGAGAATCTGCAGCCCATTGAGAACACGTCTCAATACCGATGGCTGATCGCGATCTGCCAAAAGTTCTTTGATTTTCCGTTCGATCGCATCGACACGTCCAACTGGGAAGAACTCTACGACCGATCCGAACAAGTGATGTCAGCGGCCGATTGGTCGCAAACCGTGCTCAAACAAAGTAACGTTCGATCCGTCTTTTTGACGAACGACTTCGATGACGAATTGGCTGGCTTCGATACCGAAACCTACATCCCTTGCCTCCGAACGGACGATCTGGTTTTCAAATTCCATCAACGGGAAACCCGTGATCGACTGGAACGTTCAAGTGGCGTTTCGCTAACGGGATCGCTCAGCAGTTTACGCAAAGCACTTCGGCAACGGTTTGAACATTTCACCGCCAACGGCGCTCGCGCTTGTGCGATTTCGTTACCTCCAAGCTTTGAACCGATCATCGTGAATGAGGGCCGAGCGACGAACTCCCTTTCCGCCATGCTCCAGCAAAGCGAGTCAGCCGATGAGTCACAGAAGTCTGCGTTCTCGCGCACCGCATTTTGGATGATCGCCGAATTATGTGACGAGTTTCAGTTACCGTTCGATTTGATGATCGGCGTCAATCGAGGTGTCTATGCGGACGGTGTCTACCAGGGCCAAGACCTTTATGACAGTCGCGTTTCGCTGATCCAATATCGCCAATTGTTCAACACCTTTAAGGACGTCACGTTCCCCATCTCGGTGCTGGCAAGCGTGACGAACCAGGAATTGGTTAGTTATGCATGGATTTTCCCCAACGTGATCACGAACGGTCATTGGTGGTACAGCAACACACCTTCGTTCATCCAACGAGATGCCTTGGCGCGTTTGGAAGCGGTGCCGGCGACCAAACAGATCGGATACTACAGCGACGCCTATAAGTTGGAGTTCGTCTGGCCCAAGTTCGACATGTATCGACAAGTGTTGGCCGACGTTCTGGCAGAACATTTTGTCGGTCGCAACGGATGGAGCGAAGAACGCGCCATCGAGCTCGGCTACCGCATCCTGCGAGGCAACGTCGAAGAGATTTTTCTGAAACGTCCCATGACTCCAATGGCCATCGAAATCCACGATGCTGCCGAACTCGATCCGCTGCCCAGCGAAGACGAAATCCAAATCGTCGAAGTCGCCGATGTGGAACTCGTCGACGATTCACCAGAAAACACGCCTCCCGACGCGACGGCGATCGATGCACAAGCCGATGCAGAGCCGCTCGCGCTCGGAGAATCGCTTGGCGAGACGGGCGACGACGATGCTCGCATCACGCCGCTCCGCGATGAGGGGACCTTCGAACCCAGTGAGGAGACGCTGCAACTTCATCCCGATCCAATCACCGGCGAACTGCGTATGCAAACGTCCGACGAATCGGACGATGAGACGCGTCTCTTGGACGATTTCGGGAAAGAAAAGTAG
- the truA gene encoding tRNA pseudouridine(38-40) synthase TruA, which translates to MRTFKITVAYDGVDFAGWQIQPRRTTIQGMLERALVKLTGQRVAVTGSGRTDSGVHALAQVASFRTPNWRATAADLANAMNVHLPPTIVVLECVDAPDDFHAIADAVGKRYRYQLQIGGTRSVFDYRYCWQIHGDIHLDAIAAACESFVGQHDFSSFQGSRSPRKTTVRTVRACDLLRESTSLHHGERIVIEIEADGFLYNMVRNIVGTLIEVGKGKHDPSWIADVLAARDRDAAGPTAPPQGLFLQRVDYRPFA; encoded by the coding sequence GTGCGCACGTTCAAGATCACTGTCGCCTATGACGGAGTTGATTTCGCCGGTTGGCAAATTCAGCCACGGCGAACGACCATCCAAGGCATGCTCGAACGGGCATTGGTGAAGTTGACGGGTCAGCGCGTGGCGGTAACGGGCAGCGGTCGGACCGATTCAGGAGTTCATGCGCTCGCTCAGGTCGCCAGCTTCCGTACACCCAATTGGCGAGCGACCGCGGCGGACCTGGCGAATGCGATGAATGTCCATTTGCCACCGACCATCGTCGTGCTCGAGTGTGTCGATGCTCCCGATGATTTTCATGCGATCGCGGATGCTGTTGGTAAACGCTATCGCTATCAGTTACAGATCGGTGGTACGCGAAGTGTTTTCGATTATCGCTACTGCTGGCAGATTCATGGCGACATCCATCTCGATGCGATTGCGGCTGCCTGCGAATCCTTTGTCGGTCAACACGACTTCAGCAGTTTTCAAGGCTCACGAAGTCCTCGTAAGACGACGGTCCGGACGGTTCGTGCGTGTGATCTGCTGCGTGAGTCCACTTCCCTTCACCACGGAGAGCGGATTGTGATCGAAATCGAAGCCGATGGTTTTCTCTACAACATGGTTCGCAACATTGTTGGGACCCTGATCGAGGTCGGCAAAGGTAAGCACGATCCTTCATGGATTGCCGACGTGCTGGCCGCACGAGATCGTGACGCGGCCGGCCCTACCGCGCCGCCGCAAGGATTGTTTCTGCAGCGAGTCGATTATCGGCCGTTTGCTTAG
- a CDS encoding formylglycine-generating enzyme family protein has product MMYLHNRPAVSFSLGFALCVSWTASTVWADAPDAASIGIAKEKPAEGAAVEVEGGFMVPYSLVIPGTDVTIDMVPVPAGTFKLGSPEDEADRNDDEGPQIEVNVDPMWVAKTETTWGQYREYMKLYSIFKEFEASGVRPVDDSNKVDAITAPTELYDPSFTYEYGEDDDQPAVTITQYSAQQFSKWLSRVSGQQLRLPTEAEWEYAARGGTTTAYSWGDSVDEIDDYAWFFDNADDGLGAVASKEPNPFGLYDMHGNAAEWTINQHTPDGYQAFADKAPLRAIDVVNWPSTSSECVVRGGSFLMDAEQLRSAARMASDDAPWKEDDPNFPRSPWWFTSEDGRGVGFRIVRSYQPLDTELIKKFWEPNAEEVVDDVESRIMGGRGGWGLVDPELPAAIKELKK; this is encoded by the coding sequence ATGATGTACCTCCACAACCGACCGGCTGTTTCCTTCAGTCTTGGTTTTGCTCTCTGTGTTTCCTGGACCGCGTCGACCGTTTGGGCGGACGCCCCCGATGCGGCTTCGATCGGAATCGCCAAGGAAAAGCCCGCCGAAGGCGCCGCTGTCGAAGTCGAAGGCGGGTTCATGGTCCCTTACAGCTTGGTCATTCCCGGTACCGACGTCACGATCGACATGGTGCCGGTCCCCGCTGGGACGTTCAAGCTGGGTAGCCCCGAAGACGAAGCGGATCGAAATGACGATGAAGGCCCGCAGATCGAGGTCAACGTGGATCCGATGTGGGTGGCCAAAACCGAAACCACTTGGGGGCAGTATCGCGAGTACATGAAGCTTTATTCGATCTTCAAGGAGTTCGAAGCCAGTGGAGTTCGGCCGGTGGATGATTCCAACAAAGTCGATGCAATCACGGCGCCGACCGAATTGTACGACCCGAGCTTCACCTACGAATATGGCGAGGACGACGATCAACCAGCGGTGACGATCACACAGTACTCTGCCCAGCAGTTCAGCAAATGGCTCAGCCGTGTCAGCGGCCAACAGTTGCGATTGCCGACAGAAGCCGAGTGGGAATACGCGGCACGCGGTGGAACCACAACGGCCTACAGTTGGGGCGACTCGGTCGACGAGATTGACGACTACGCGTGGTTTTTTGACAACGCCGACGACGGCCTTGGTGCGGTGGCAAGTAAGGAGCCAAACCCGTTTGGGCTGTACGACATGCATGGGAACGCTGCGGAGTGGACGATCAACCAGCACACCCCAGATGGGTATCAAGCCTTTGCCGATAAAGCGCCGCTTCGTGCGATTGACGTCGTCAATTGGCCGAGCACGTCGTCCGAGTGTGTGGTGCGTGGCGGCAGCTTCTTGATGGATGCTGAGCAATTGCGAAGTGCGGCGCGAATGGCCTCCGATGATGCTCCTTGGAAGGAAGACGACCCCAACTTCCCGCGCAGTCCGTGGTGGTTCACCAGTGAGGACGGTCGTGGTGTGGGCTTCCGCATCGTCCGCTCTTATCAACCGCTCGACACGGAGCTGATCAAAAAGTTTTGGGAACCCAATGCCGAAGAAGTGGTTGACGATGTAGAATCCCGCATCATGGGCGGTCGTGGCGGCTGGGGGCTGGTGGATCCAGAGCTCCCCGCAGCGATCAAAGAATTGAAGAAGTAG
- a CDS encoding 2-isopropylmalate synthase, with protein MPQSSQENENAKEPATTVPESRRIRIFDTTLRDGEQSPGASMNLAEKLEVAQALTELGVDVIEAGFPIASPGDFESVKQIAMTVRGSTICGLARCSDKDIDAAWEAVKHAPQARIHVFLATSAIHREFKLRMTPDEIVERAVAGVRRAAKYCDDVEFSPEDGCRTEHDFLCRVVEAAIEAGATTINVPDTVGYTTPNEIFERFTMLRQRVPNMDKAILSTHCHNDLGMAVANSLSAVAAGAGQIECTINGIGERAGNAGLEEVVMALQTRRDYYHCETRIVTKRLVPTSRLVSKTTGLQVQRNKAIVGRNAFAHESGIHQDGMLKERSTYEIMLPEEVGFAKTDLVLGKHSGRAALADRARTLGFTLTSEQLQSVFEQFKHLADKKKEIYDGDIIALVQNQISGAMDQEWALEEYQVTSGTGRTPSVQVTLRHGDTEHTEKVEQGDGPIDAAFWAVEKITGIELICKDFSVRSATLGRDAIGEVNLEVEHKGRSYRGVGVSTDSVESTILAMLNAINRIIGEKT; from the coding sequence ATGCCACAGTCCAGCCAAGAGAACGAAAACGCCAAGGAACCGGCGACCACCGTACCCGAGTCACGGAGGATCCGTATCTTCGATACGACCTTGCGCGACGGCGAGCAATCGCCGGGTGCGAGCATGAACTTGGCCGAAAAGTTGGAGGTCGCTCAGGCCCTGACCGAGCTGGGGGTGGACGTCATTGAAGCCGGATTCCCGATCGCGTCGCCCGGTGATTTTGAATCGGTGAAGCAAATCGCGATGACGGTCCGCGGCTCGACGATTTGTGGCTTGGCTCGTTGCAGTGACAAAGACATCGACGCGGCCTGGGAAGCGGTCAAGCATGCGCCCCAGGCTCGGATCCATGTCTTCTTGGCGACCAGTGCGATTCATCGTGAGTTCAAACTTCGGATGACACCGGATGAGATTGTCGAACGAGCGGTGGCGGGGGTTCGCCGAGCGGCAAAGTACTGCGATGACGTTGAGTTTTCCCCCGAAGACGGTTGTCGAACCGAGCATGATTTTCTGTGCCGAGTTGTCGAGGCCGCAATCGAAGCGGGGGCGACAACCATCAATGTGCCCGACACCGTTGGCTACACGACTCCGAATGAAATTTTTGAACGCTTCACCATGCTGCGGCAGCGCGTTCCGAACATGGACAAGGCGATCTTAAGCACGCATTGTCACAACGATCTTGGTATGGCGGTCGCCAACAGTTTGTCGGCTGTGGCGGCAGGTGCGGGCCAGATCGAATGCACGATCAATGGAATTGGCGAACGTGCCGGCAACGCGGGACTCGAAGAAGTGGTGATGGCCTTACAGACACGGCGTGATTATTACCATTGTGAAACCCGAATTGTGACCAAGCGGTTGGTTCCGACCAGCCGTTTGGTGAGCAAGACGACCGGTTTGCAGGTTCAACGCAACAAGGCGATTGTGGGACGCAATGCCTTCGCGCATGAATCGGGGATTCACCAAGATGGCATGCTGAAAGAGCGCAGCACCTACGAGATTATGTTGCCGGAGGAAGTCGGTTTTGCAAAAACGGATTTGGTGTTGGGGAAACATAGTGGCCGCGCTGCATTGGCCGACCGAGCGAGGACGCTCGGGTTCACCTTGACGAGCGAGCAGTTGCAGTCGGTTTTTGAGCAATTCAAACATCTTGCTGATAAGAAGAAAGAAATCTACGACGGCGACATCATCGCCTTAGTTCAGAATCAAATCAGTGGTGCAATGGACCAGGAATGGGCATTGGAGGAGTATCAAGTCACCAGCGGCACGGGACGCACACCTTCGGTACAGGTCACGCTTCGACATGGTGACACCGAGCACACCGAGAAAGTGGAGCAGGGCGATGGGCCCATCGATGCCGCTTTTTGGGCGGTCGAAAAAATCACGGGAATCGAACTGATCTGCAAAGACTTCTCGGTGCGCAGCGCCACGCTCGGCCGCGACGCGATTGGCGAAGTCAACTTAGAAGTCGAACACAAAGGCCGTAGTTATCGCGGTGTGGGTGTCAGTACCGACAGCGTCGAAAGCACGATTTTGGCGATGTTAAACGCAATCAACCGAATCATCGGCGAAAAAACGTAG
- a CDS encoding serine/threonine protein kinase, with the protein MITAAQPTLDEPTRSLVRRCLSASLVQIEDIKKVVASMMAENATFTAERLADGLVGAELLTRWQANKLLAGKCRGFYLGSYRLLRPLGKGGMGVVYLGEHHVMKRLMALKILPPESLRDKRRIERFKEEARASAQLDHLNIVRAYDFSQAGGKVFIVMEYIDGVDLQHAVTRDGVMSIPLALDVIRQATGGLAHAHDRGIIHRDIKPSNLLLRSDGVVKISDMGLARIGWMGVDDELGSGRLIGTADFVAPEQAVNSKNVDARADIYSLGCTWFYLLTGRPPFTGESVAQRLAKHQTATPPDVRSLRQDCPAAIAELVSRMLAKRPEDRPKSAVDLQAQLDRLSSRLGMGTPSRQQFERIAPAGERVVDESLYQATIDDTSLSSDGQVTVAAEVEELDFGSLPPIDISKVVMAYQPTPNRLSDRSGGSLKAKAGASSDSKQMLLLGVGLAVAVTALLVVVGMSIFTLASSPKDIVPQKIKKMEDSQGGQFIIVTN; encoded by the coding sequence GTGATCACTGCCGCTCAACCCACGCTCGATGAACCGACGCGGTCGCTCGTGCGTCGTTGTCTTTCTGCAAGCTTGGTTCAGATCGAGGACATCAAGAAGGTGGTTGCTTCGATGATGGCCGAGAATGCGACCTTCACAGCGGAGCGATTGGCCGATGGGTTGGTGGGTGCCGAACTGCTAACGCGTTGGCAAGCGAATAAGCTTCTTGCTGGCAAGTGCCGTGGCTTCTATCTCGGTAGCTACCGGTTGCTGCGACCTCTGGGCAAAGGAGGCATGGGGGTTGTTTATCTGGGCGAACATCATGTGATGAAGCGATTGATGGCTCTGAAAATCTTGCCTCCCGAATCGCTCCGAGACAAACGACGTATTGAACGATTTAAAGAGGAAGCGCGAGCCTCCGCCCAGCTTGATCATTTGAACATCGTTCGCGCCTATGACTTCTCTCAAGCAGGTGGCAAGGTTTTTATCGTCATGGAGTACATTGATGGTGTGGACTTGCAACATGCCGTCACTCGAGACGGAGTGATGAGCATTCCGTTGGCGCTCGACGTGATTCGGCAAGCCACCGGCGGACTTGCTCACGCTCATGACCGTGGGATCATTCATCGTGATATCAAACCCTCGAATTTGCTGTTGCGTAGCGACGGTGTCGTGAAGATCAGCGACATGGGCTTGGCCCGGATCGGATGGATGGGAGTCGACGACGAACTCGGCAGCGGTCGATTGATAGGAACCGCAGATTTCGTCGCCCCGGAACAAGCGGTCAATAGCAAGAACGTCGATGCAAGAGCCGACATCTACTCGCTGGGCTGCACGTGGTTCTATTTGCTGACGGGGCGACCTCCCTTCACCGGTGAAAGTGTGGCTCAACGATTGGCCAAGCACCAAACAGCGACTCCACCCGATGTCCGCTCTTTGCGACAGGATTGTCCGGCAGCGATTGCCGAGTTGGTCAGCCGTATGTTGGCAAAACGTCCTGAAGATCGACCCAAATCAGCGGTCGATTTGCAAGCTCAACTTGATCGCTTGTCGAGTCGGTTGGGAATGGGGACACCTTCGCGGCAGCAGTTTGAACGAATCGCACCGGCAGGGGAGCGGGTCGTCGACGAGTCGTTGTATCAAGCCACCATTGACGATACCTCTCTTTCGTCCGATGGTCAGGTAACGGTGGCAGCCGAAGTGGAGGAGCTCGACTTTGGCAGCTTACCGCCAATCGACATCAGCAAGGTGGTGATGGCGTATCAACCAACGCCCAATCGTTTGTCGGACCGCAGTGGTGGTTCTTTGAAGGCGAAGGCGGGGGCCTCTTCGGATTCCAAACAGATGCTTTTGCTAGGCGTCGGACTCGCTGTCGCCGTGACCGCTTTGTTGGTCGTCGTCGGGATGTCGATTTTTACGCTTGCGAGTTCCCCGAAAGACATCGTACCTCAGAAAATAAAGAAAATGGAGGACAGTCAAGGTGGGCAGTTTATCATTGTTACCAACTAA
- a CDS encoding NYN domain-containing protein — protein MSLLLIVDGYNVIAPVAGPGRSPDADWLQVERKRLIRRLCEHLPESVRQRTCVVFDARCPPRNRAHQYTVGGMEVRFAVEQVEADDLIEELITQHTAPKQLAIVSADHRIQNAAKRRGAIAFDSQPWLDALLEGKPQLAIVVESASEERAGQGSGKPSGGMPQEEVERWLREFGFEP, from the coding sequence ATGTCCCTGTTGCTGATCGTCGACGGATACAATGTCATTGCGCCCGTTGCCGGACCAGGGCGCTCGCCTGATGCCGATTGGTTGCAGGTTGAACGAAAGCGGTTGATCCGACGACTGTGCGAACATTTGCCAGAATCCGTTCGGCAACGGACTTGTGTTGTCTTCGATGCTCGCTGTCCACCGCGAAACCGAGCCCACCAATACACGGTCGGCGGCATGGAGGTTCGATTCGCCGTGGAGCAAGTGGAAGCGGACGATCTGATTGAGGAGTTGATCACGCAGCATACGGCGCCGAAACAATTGGCGATTGTGTCGGCGGATCATCGAATTCAGAATGCTGCCAAACGGCGCGGCGCGATTGCTTTCGATTCGCAGCCGTGGCTCGACGCGTTGCTCGAGGGAAAGCCGCAGCTCGCGATCGTCGTTGAATCGGCTAGCGAAGAGAGGGCAGGGCAGGGCAGTGGCAAGCCCAGTGGGGGGATGCCGCAGGAGGAAGTGGAACGCTGGCTGCGAGAATTTGGGTTCGAGCCCTAA
- a CDS encoding FHA domain-containing protein, whose product MIVQLVLAAGSQAGVTASMQLGYYMIGRHAECQIRPKSRSVSRRHCLLHHTETELRVLDLNSASGTRINGQRIAPGQWIELTDADSLRCGKVAFEVSLQRRSVAAATDEDDRGHEKTPSTSMLQGDAWQELDVAGLLESADAAARDERYSRIRSQAMRAAAAELAEDAQLVDTLVEPDEPIAKERPAAKQRDQRSAAMKQRRAEPRRSSKSASSRSLPSLARFRNDGSLKWMGAVLLTLCVLGFLGYSVYRFNAGPPTRILSEID is encoded by the coding sequence ATGATCGTTCAGCTGGTCCTTGCAGCCGGCAGCCAAGCCGGTGTCACCGCGTCGATGCAACTCGGTTACTACATGATTGGGCGTCACGCGGAATGTCAGATTCGGCCGAAAAGCCGATCCGTCAGTCGCCGGCACTGCTTGCTGCATCATACCGAGACCGAACTGCGAGTGCTCGATCTGAATAGCGCGAGCGGCACCCGAATCAATGGCCAACGAATCGCACCAGGGCAGTGGATCGAGTTGACCGACGCCGACTCGCTTCGCTGCGGCAAGGTTGCTTTTGAGGTGTCGCTCCAGCGCAGGTCCGTTGCTGCGGCGACGGACGAAGACGACCGGGGGCATGAAAAAACACCGTCCACTTCGATGCTTCAAGGCGACGCCTGGCAGGAGTTAGACGTAGCAGGGCTATTGGAGTCCGCAGATGCGGCCGCGCGTGACGAACGTTATTCACGCATTCGCAGTCAAGCGATGCGGGCGGCAGCGGCCGAACTTGCCGAAGATGCGCAGTTGGTTGATACGCTCGTCGAACCCGATGAGCCGATCGCGAAGGAGAGACCCGCAGCCAAGCAAAGGGATCAAAGGTCGGCTGCAATGAAGCAGAGGCGGGCCGAACCGCGCCGAAGCAGCAAGTCCGCCAGCAGCCGATCGCTGCCATCACTCGCTCGATTTCGAAACGATGGATCGTTAAAGTGGATGGGTGCGGTCTTGTTGACGCTGTGCGTGCTCGGATTCTTGGGCTACTCGGTTTATCGTTTTAATGCGGGACCGCCGACGCGAATCCTCAGCGAAATTGACTGA
- a CDS encoding aspartate-semialdehyde dehydrogenase, with the protein MYETLAVVGATGAVGRIVLEQLQKRNLPFKKLKLLASERSVGKEVRYNGEVIQVELLAPGAFKNVDLVIGSTPDEIAAEFVPYAVQEGAIVVDESGYWRMDPKVPLIIPEVNPEAAEKHEGILASPNCSTTQMVVALAPLHRAARVKRVVVSTYQATSGAGLPGSEELNDSVRSALVGKTHPPKTFQHPIGFNLIPQIGSEKYEGYTSEEMKMVYETQKIFGDNQIQVCPTCVRVPVATGHSESILVETEKPLSVEEATNLFQAFDGITVVDDLSNKRYPMPRDCDGKDDVFVGRIRKDISSSSGIAFWCVSDNLRKGAATNAVQIAELLMKRS; encoded by the coding sequence GTGTACGAGACTCTCGCAGTCGTTGGTGCTACCGGTGCCGTTGGACGAATCGTTCTCGAGCAATTGCAGAAACGCAATCTGCCGTTCAAAAAGCTCAAACTCCTCGCCTCGGAGCGTTCGGTGGGCAAGGAGGTCCGCTACAACGGCGAGGTGATCCAAGTCGAGTTGCTTGCCCCGGGGGCGTTCAAGAATGTCGATTTGGTCATCGGCAGCACGCCCGATGAAATTGCAGCCGAATTTGTGCCCTATGCGGTCCAAGAAGGTGCGATCGTCGTGGACGAAAGTGGGTATTGGCGGATGGATCCTAAGGTTCCCTTGATCATCCCCGAAGTGAATCCCGAAGCGGCTGAAAAGCACGAAGGCATTTTGGCAAGTCCCAACTGTAGCACGACGCAAATGGTCGTCGCACTCGCTCCCCTGCATCGTGCTGCGAGAGTGAAACGCGTGGTCGTCAGTACGTACCAAGCAACCAGCGGTGCGGGTTTGCCAGGAAGCGAGGAATTGAACGACAGTGTCCGCAGTGCGCTTGTCGGGAAGACACATCCGCCAAAAACGTTCCAGCACCCGATTGGTTTTAACCTGATTCCTCAGATCGGATCGGAGAAGTACGAAGGCTACACCAGCGAAGAAATGAAGATGGTGTACGAAACTCAGAAAATCTTTGGTGACAATCAGATCCAGGTTTGCCCGACCTGTGTGCGAGTGCCGGTTGCCACGGGACATAGTGAGTCGATTTTAGTGGAAACGGAAAAACCGTTGTCCGTTGAAGAGGCAACAAATTTGTTTCAAGCATTTGACGGCATCACGGTCGTCGACGATTTGTCGAACAAACGGTACCCGATGCCACGCGATTGCGACGGCAAGGACGATGTGTTTGTGGGTCGGATTCGCAAAGACATCAGCAGCTCGAGCGGGATCGCTTTTTGGTGTGTTAGCGATAATCTGCGTAAAGGTGCTGCGACGAACGCGGTTCAAATCGCAGAGCTCTTAATGAAACGATCGTAG
- a CDS encoding S1C family serine protease, with product MRFDSADADEHGESEQRLVHAIVAPPVVESFVGQEDTRSADANRAIEAEVSSEESDGPAEPPQRTRQPDPIVQSLMLLATMAVMLAAARFAVPQIVEEIRYAWHRGELRAEYDTGNEGLKNVSLDSLSQAYQMVTAAVGPSVVHIEVARKLDTHHSAVARFTRSDASMVADQGSGVIIDEAGYLVTNRHVIADGEGITVTLSDGRRTPATVVGTDALTDVAVLKIQADRLMPIAWGDSDRCRVGSPVWAVGSPFGLDRTVTFGILSGKHRMVRASTQYQDFMQSDVAVNPGNSGGPLVDARGRLVGINTAIVGETYQGVSFSIPSNVVHQVYERLKATGKVERGWLGVGLTDVADNQLIGDDARVRGAVISTVTDGESPASVAGLKAGDLILRVNRQAVADVGHLMRMIGDSVANTVVELEIYRDDQKMTLPVRLGTRPGF from the coding sequence CTGCGTTTTGACTCGGCCGATGCTGATGAGCACGGCGAGAGTGAGCAACGATTGGTCCACGCGATCGTGGCTCCACCCGTCGTGGAATCGTTCGTGGGTCAAGAAGACACGCGATCCGCAGACGCGAACAGGGCGATCGAGGCGGAGGTTTCGAGCGAGGAGAGCGACGGGCCTGCGGAACCGCCCCAAAGAACGCGTCAGCCTGATCCCATTGTTCAAAGTTTGATGTTGTTAGCGACGATGGCGGTGATGTTGGCCGCTGCTCGTTTTGCGGTGCCTCAGATTGTCGAAGAGATTCGCTATGCATGGCATCGTGGCGAGCTTCGTGCCGAATACGATACGGGGAACGAAGGGCTGAAAAACGTATCGCTCGATAGTTTGAGCCAAGCCTATCAGATGGTCACGGCAGCAGTCGGCCCCAGTGTGGTTCACATTGAAGTGGCTCGAAAGCTTGACACGCATCATTCAGCGGTCGCAAGATTCACGCGTTCGGACGCATCGATGGTTGCGGACCAAGGCAGTGGTGTGATTATTGACGAGGCGGGTTACTTGGTGACCAATCGACATGTCATTGCGGATGGCGAAGGGATCACCGTGACGCTGAGTGATGGTCGTCGGACCCCTGCGACGGTTGTCGGAACCGATGCTTTGACCGATGTTGCGGTATTGAAGATTCAAGCGGATCGGTTGATGCCCATTGCTTGGGGCGACAGCGATCGATGTCGCGTCGGTTCGCCGGTTTGGGCGGTCGGCAGCCCCTTTGGGCTTGACCGTACCGTGACGTTTGGGATTTTGAGCGGCAAGCATCGCATGGTCCGTGCCAGTACCCAGTACCAAGATTTCATGCAGAGTGATGTGGCGGTGAATCCAGGCAATAGTGGTGGTCCGTTGGTCGATGCCCGTGGCCGTTTGGTGGGAATCAATACTGCGATCGTCGGCGAAACGTACCAGGGGGTCAGCTTTTCGATCCCCAGCAACGTGGTGCATCAAGTTTACGAGCGTTTAAAGGCAACGGGAAAGGTCGAACGCGGATGGTTGGGCGTTGGATTGACCGATGTTGCCGACAACCAATTGATCGGGGACGACGCGCGGGTGCGGGGAGCGGTGATCAGCACGGTGACCGACGGGGAGTCACCGGCATCGGTGGCGGGGTTGAAAGCAGGCGATTTGATTCTCCGCGTGAACCGTCAAGCGGTCGCGGATGTCGGCCATTTGATGCGGATGATCGGCGATTCGGTGGCCAACACGGTCGTCGAACTCGAGATTTACCGTGATGACCAGAAGATGACGTTGCCCGTTCGCCTCGGAACTCGCCCCGGATTCTGA